DNA from Vibrio japonicus:
AATTTCAGAATATCCTGAGCAAGTCGATAGCATTTTGTGTGACTATTATGAATCAAACCTCGAAAGCATGGAGCAGACTCTAATTACTGGACAACCAGACCGGAGTTCCGTCATAAGAGATATTTTCGCAGGGCATAAAGCTAAACTTTATTCATTAACAGTCCCTACAGCATTTGCTCAAGTAGACGGTATCTGTGTTTCAAGCGAGTTTCAGGGGCATTTATTCATGCGCCCCCGTGGTAGCGAGTTATCTCAGTTTGGCAAAAACATAATTGAAGCCGATCTATGCGACTACCAAAAGTTACTGTTTAGTCCATTTATGATGAGCTTACCTATAGCATTCAACATGAAAGAACGTGAGAGTTCAGAAGTTAACAAATTAAACAGACATACTGTAATTCATGGTGAGTCAACAGATTACGGGAATAGGGTAAACTCATTAAAGTCGATAGTTTTACTGTGTTACGTGAGTGAAGCCCTAACAAAGCATTTAAGAGTGATTCCCAACGCTTAGCATTTTTTATTCCATTGTTTGGTTTTGTGTTTACGGTGGTATGGTTAGGTTTTCGTGGTAGCGTTGCTCACACCTTAATGCGGCGTTAGGCGCAGTAAGAAATTCTTGGTTCAAATCTCTAATTTCTCTTTAGCTATTTGTTACAGTATTTCGGCAATTTGGCCTTATCTACCCAAGTTCTTGAATCACTTAACCGGTAAAACATGCCAAGTTTCGCGGGCTGCCTCATTCGGTTTCTGGTCGGTTTGTTGTTAGTTTTTAGGGCTCAAATCGCTTCAATTTCATTTGTCTTCGAAATGCGTTTATCGGCTGAAACGTCGCTCTGAGAGGTTGTCTTTCCAAATCCCATTTTTATGTGCTGAAAAGCCAATTTCTTTGATGTTTTGGTTGCAGTGGGTTTCAGAGGCTTAGCCGCTTTAGCATTTGGGGGTTAATCAAATTCAGCGGGTTACGTGTATTTCTTTTTCCCAGAAGGTGGTTTTCTAAATCTAATTTAAACTATTTGCGTGAAGCGCCTAACAAAGCATTTAAGAGTGACTCACAACGCTTGGCGATCTCAGTTTAAACTTGGCTTTAGTGTTTAAGGTGCAATGGTTAAGGTTAGGTGTTTAGCGTTGTTCGCACCTTAATGCGGCGTTAGTTTTTATATATTTCGGTGGCCAATAACAAGGAGTTTTAAATGGCGAAGTTTTTGAATACAAGTGCGACAAACTATTACTTAGAGGAGCTTATAAAGAGTGCTTCTGAGCGTTTAGTATTAATCAGCCCATTCTTAAAACTAAATGATCGTATAAAAGAGTTATTAGAAGACAAAAATAGGTTAAAAATCGATGTAAGAATCGTCTATGGGAAAAGTGAACTACAACCAGAAGAAATTAACTGGCTAAAGGAACTCACTTATATTCGAACTAGTTTCTGCAAAAACTTGCACGCAAAGTGCTACCTAAATGAAGAATCTTGCATAATCACAAGTTTGAATTTGTACGAATTTAGTCAAATCAATAACAATGAGATGAGTGTGACCTTTTCACGTGTTGATGATCCTGAACTTTACAAAGATGCGTATGATGAAGCTCAAAGAATTATTAGGATTAGCGATGAAATTCGTATTTCTTTGGAAAAAATATCGCAAGGTGAGGCCTCTGATTTAAACGTAGGCACTGGTGCAAATGATACGAATCAGGAAAAGTTAACATCCTCTAAGTTGGCAAAAAAATTAGGCTTAAAAACAAACGACTTACTAAGTAAGCTAGCGGATTCTGGGTACCTTGAAGTGTCAGATGGTAAGCATAAGCTAACAGAAGCAGGTAAAGCCCAAGGTGGTGAATTTAAGTACAGCAAACGTTTTGGTGCTTATTTTTTATGGCCAGAAGAACTAAATATATAAACTAACAAAGCGTTCAAGAGGGACAGTCAACGCTTGGCGACTTTGGTTTAAATCTTGGCATTGGTGTTTACGGTGGTAAATTAAAGTTTGGTGTTAGCGCGTTGCTGCCCCTTAACGCGGCGTTATGCTCTAGGAGGAAATTTTGCTCGATCTACTGAAGAAAGTAGTTCTAATTAACCTTACTGCGGCGTTGATCGTAGTAGTCCTATCACAATTTGTTTCTTTCTTTGCTACGACAAAACTCGTCGATTTTCTTTTCTTTGTAGTTATCGTCATTTGGTTTTTGGCGAAGCTTATGTGGGAAGGTGGAGTTCATAGCAAAACAACACGTCTTGATGACCCTCGTACAGATAAAGTGTACAAAATGGTAGAAGGACATGATTTTGATAAAGAGCAACAAGAACACTACCGAATGAACTATCAAATGGGTTTAGTGTTCTTCATTGCAGGTTTACCTGCTTTTATCACTTGTTTGGTTCTTCAATTTCTTTGAGCACGAGCATAACAAAGCGTTCAAGAGGGACAGTCAACGCGTGGCGACTTTGGCTCAAATATTGGCATCAGTGTTTACGGCGGTAAATTGGAGTTTTGCGGTAGCGCGCTGCTGCCCCTTAACGCGGCGTTATACAAACGGAGAAAGTTGTGAGTCAGGAAGAATTAAATATTGAACATTTACCACTTCAAAATGAGTTAGTTAAGTCCGCCTGTATATCATTTTCCTCTGAGGACAATGTATTAGCAGCGGTTCTGTTGGGTTCACTTGCTGCTGGCAAAGGCGATCGAATATCTGATGCTGACATTCTCATTTTTACCCAAAATGGGTTCCACAAAATCGCGGACTCGTGCTTCTCCAATTTCGAAGCTAGTAAAGAAATCTTCTACTGCCTTGAAGGTTTTCATAATGAAAATGCGTTCTTTAAAAAGTATATTTTCAACGATTTGACCAGCGCGGAGATTCACTGTTTAGACGTAAATGAGCCTTTCAATATATCTAAACCGTTTAAAGTTCTATTCGATAAATCTGGTATCGTAGTGTCGCGTCTAACCGATGAGCCGGCTCCAAAGCACGAGGACTTTCCAGCTTATACGAATGGCGACAAAGGTTTAATATGGGAGCTGTTCGACTGTATAAAATGGTTAAGCCGTGACAATAATGAATTGGCTAAAGCTCACCTTAAAAAGCTATCTGACAAGCTGTAACTGTTTGTATAACAAGGCGTTCAAGAGGGACAGTCAACGCGTGGCGAATTTGGCTCAAATCTTGGTAATTGTGTTTACGGTGGTAAATTGAAGTTTGTTGGTATCGCGTTGCTGCCCCTTAACGCGGCGTTAGCATTAAGGCGAAATATAGTAATTGTCTCTGTATGAATATGTTTAAATCTTTCGTACGATGTTTTGTTAAGGGTCTGGTAGAATATGAGGTTTGTTTAATAATCAAGGTGCTCTAATGAAAAAGTTCATATTCTTCTTACTCCTATCCTCTTCGTTCAATTCTTTTGCTTCTACTAAAGAGTTCCCAACTCATGATTTACCTAATTTTATTTTTGATTGGGCGAAATATGCAGGTGAAAGGAAAGCTTGTTATGAGGGTTGGTTGTCTCCTTCCGTAGGTAAAGACTTTAAAAAAGCTTTTGATGAAGGTTGGTCTTCCATTGAAACAGAAGAGCAAGCTATCGACTTCCTGAATGTTGTAGAGTACTACAGTGAGGTAAGTGACTCTAGTAAGGCTTGTTTGCAATAAGTATCCGAAAATTTAATGCTAACAAGGCGTTCAAGAGGGACAGTCAACGCGTGGCGAGTTTGGCTCAAGTCTTGGCATCGGTGTTTACGGTGGTAAATTGAAGTTTGGTGGTAGCGCGTTGCTGCCCCTTAACGCGGCGTTAGTTGTCAACGAGGAAAAATGTAGTCAAAGCAGAAAGTTTAGGGCTAATGTCCGTGTGTTTTTGGCTAGGTTTTCGTATTTCAATTTCTAGTTATCTGGATTTGTGAAAATCGTGCTTTGGTTCCTTGTACGGTTTGAGTTTTCTGTTTCAGACGCTGATTAGCTTGTTGAAAGTCTGCTCTACTGCATTGTCGTTCAAAAAGGTTTGTTTGGTGTTCAAAGTCCGTTTTCTACGGCGTTGTAAATTCCAAGTGGTTTCAGTGACAGGCGCTTTGAAACTGCGCCTGATTTGAGTTTTCCAAAATACGCAAAAACAGTGTTGGCAAAGCGGTAATAAACCTCAATTCAAAGCCTTGGGTCTGGCAACTAACAAACTGTTCAAGAGGGATTCCCAACGCTTGGCGGTTTGATGCTAAATTTGGTAAAAGTGTTTACGGTGTAAATGCTTGAGTAAGGTGGTTAGCGTTGCTCACCCCTTAACAGGGCGTTAGAACACTTCGCGTTTTCTACTATAGGGAATAATTATGAAAAATCTTGTTTTAGTAATCATTACATTATTGTCAGTGGGCAATGTTTACGCAAAAGAAATCAGCAACAAAGAAGAGCTATCTGCACTTAAGAATGAAGTGCGAATGCTTAGGAAAGAAATACAAAAGTTAGAGCTTATGATTGTTAAGCTATCCCATTCGATAGACGATAACGCTTTACCTGGCAATCAACGAAATAGTTGGGGCTGCTACCTAGATGATATTAAAGCCGGTGGAGTTTATGGAACTGGGTTAACAGAAGCAGAGGCTAAAGGAAAAGCGTTAGAGAAATGTAATGCAAAAGGTGGTGTCTGTTTTACCAGTAGTTTGAGCTGCACTCAAAGTAAATAATCTATATAAACCGGTCGTTCTAACAAGGCGTTTAAGAGGGACAGTCAACGCTTGGCGAGTTTGGCTCAAACTTTTGCGTCTGT
Protein-coding regions in this window:
- a CDS encoding phospholipase D family protein; the encoded protein is MAKFLNTSATNYYLEELIKSASERLVLISPFLKLNDRIKELLEDKNRLKIDVRIVYGKSELQPEEINWLKELTYIRTSFCKNLHAKCYLNEESCIITSLNLYEFSQINNNEMSVTFSRVDDPELYKDAYDEAQRIIRISDEIRISLEKISQGEASDLNVGTGANDTNQEKLTSSKLAKKLGLKTNDLLSKLADSGYLEVSDGKHKLTEAGKAQGGEFKYSKRFGAYFLWPEELNI